The genome window AGGCAAAATACAAAGTCAGCAGAATTTTCACACATTAAGGCATCTTTAGATTTTAAGAAACTACCCAAGCATCCGTATCTTCTTTAACCAGGCTGCTCCTCTCTGTAACACTATTTCAGCCCTTTGTCAAGCAGGTTTTATATATGAATGAGCAACAAAGAAATAACCGTAATATTTCTTCAGGTGTAATAGCGACCGTCTCAGCTGCGGTTGTAGCGGTAAGTGGTGGGGTAGCTTGGTTGACTTCCCAAACTCCTGAGACTCCCATACCAGGAAACCCCTCTCAAAGCATTAGACAGCCCCAACAGCCATTAACTACCCAACCAGGGAACGAACAAACGGCTAATATATATTGGCTCAAACCAACGGAAAAAAGCTTTGAGTTAGTTCCTCAGCCGATAAAAATTGCTGCCGCACAGCCCAACCAAGCTTTAGAATCCGCTTTCAAAACTTTGTTAGCAGGTCCAACGGAAGGTACAGATTCCACTACTATTCCCAAAGGTACTAAACTGCTAGGAATGAAAGTGGAAAATAATGAAGTCCACGTTAATTTATCAGAAGATTTTACAAGTGGTGGTGGTAGTGCCTCAATGGTTGGTCGTGTAGGTCAGGTTGTCTACACCGCTACAACTTTAAATCCTCAAGCCAAGGTGTACATTGATGTGAATGGCAAGCCTTTGGAAGTTTTGGGTGGTGAAGGTGTGGAAATAGAACAACCACTAACTCGCACAACCTTTA of Anabaena sphaerica FACHB-251 contains these proteins:
- a CDS encoding GerMN domain-containing protein gives rise to the protein MNEQQRNNRNISSGVIATVSAAVVAVSGGVAWLTSQTPETPIPGNPSQSIRQPQQPLTTQPGNEQTANIYWLKPTEKSFELVPQPIKIAAAQPNQALESAFKTLLAGPTEGTDSTTIPKGTKLLGMKVENNEVHVNLSEDFTSGGGSASMVGRVGQVVYTATTLNPQAKVYIDVNGKPLEVLGGEGVEIEQPLTRTTFNQNYPL